GAAGAGGTCAGGCGGTTTAGGAGATCAGGGTTGACGGGTTGTCCGTCCAGGAACCACACGCCGACGATGCCGCTCATGCGCCCATGCCGTTCATGCGGGCCGCTTATCGCGTGCCTTGGAGGATGTGCTCCTCCACCTGGGTGGCGAGTTCAGGCAACGAGGGGAGGGAGAGAGGCCGCGTGATCCGGTAGAAGGGCACCTGCTTTGCCAGATGGCCGCACTGCAGGAAATGGGATGCTCCTCCATCCTGGAGCAACCGGGTGGGGTAGGTGTGGCGGATCAGCTCGATGACGGCTTCCTGAGGGCGGATCGGCTCAATCGTCTGGGGGGCATCTTGAGCGAGCACGTAGATCCGCTCGAGCGGTCGTGTGACCTGGGAGAATCGCTCCGCCACGCGACAGCCCAGCTTCTCCTCCTCTGGATGGAGCAGGAATAACGAGTTGGCATCGTATCCCAACGCTGCTGCCGCCTCCTCGCTGAGCTTGAGTTGAGGGAATCCGGGGAATACCAGAGAAGCCTTGGGTTCCACCTTCACCGCGGTTACATCGTCAGCGATGATGGCGTGCCCACGAGCGCAAAGTGCGGCTGCCATGGATGATTTGCCCGCCCCCGATCCTCCCAGGAAGGCCACGGCGTGCCCGTCCACCTCCACCGCGCTGGCGTGCAGCACCAGCAGCCCCCTTTGGTAGAGCAGGATGGCCATGATGTTCCCTACCAGATAAAGCCGGAGCAGGCTTTCCTCCGCCCCGGGCGCCGGGATCACGATGATCTCCCGTCCCTCCCGGATCAGGAAAACTCCCACATCTTTGAGGGAGAGGACGGCGTCGTCGCTGGAGATCCTCCAATACCACTCCTGGCCGGCTACCTCGGAGGGGATCCCATCATCGCCTTGTAGCCGAATCACGACATCATCGCCGGCCTGGGCGGGTATCAACTCAGGCAATGGCAGATCGGACTGGATGCCCAGGCCGTACGCAAAGTAGGAGAACATGGGGATTAAGACCTTTCTGGTGTCAGCTAGAGGGTATCCTCTCGGACCTCTATCAGCTCCTTCGCCGCGAGGTCCTCGAGCAGCGCTTGCAGTTCGCGAGCACAGCGATCTGGTTCAACGTCGTACTCTTGGAGAAGGGTCTCCAGGATTTCCTTCAGCGTCTTGGGCTCTTGAATCAGCTCCCAGACGCGAGCTCCCACGGTCTCCAGGCCATAGTACACCCCATCCTTAAGGTTCAGGATGACGACCTCCCCGTCCAGATCGACGGAGACTTGATCCTGGGCTGCCGTGATGATAGATCGTTCTGTGATCATCGGGCTCATAGTTGTCGTGCTCTCTCTATATATGCTGGGGATGTCTGGTTTTTCAGCCGGTTCTGGTGTG
This genomic window from Chloroflexota bacterium contains:
- a CDS encoding serine kinase, encoding MFSYFAYGLGIQSDLPLPELIPAQAGDDVVIRLQGDDGIPSEVAGQEWYWRISSDDAVLSLKDVGVFLIREGREIIVIPAPGAEESLLRLYLVGNIMAILLYQRGLLVLHASAVEVDGHAVAFLGGSGAGKSSMAAALCARGHAIIADDVTAVKVEPKASLVFPGFPQLKLSEEAAAALGYDANSLFLLHPEEEKLGCRVAERFSQVTRPLERIYVLAQDAPQTIEPIRPQEAVIELIRHTYPTRLLQDGGASHFLQCGHLAKQVPFYRITRPLSLPSLPELATQVEEHILQGTR
- a CDS encoding lasso peptide biosynthesis PqqD family chaperone, with amino-acid sequence MSPMITERSIITAAQDQVSVDLDGEVVILNLKDGVYYGLETVGARVWELIQEPKTLKEILETLLQEYDVEPDRCARELQALLEDLAAKELIEVREDTL